A DNA window from Phyllostomus discolor isolate MPI-MPIP mPhyDis1 chromosome X, mPhyDis1.pri.v3, whole genome shotgun sequence contains the following coding sequences:
- the SMIM10L2B gene encoding small integral membrane protein 10-like protein 2B translates to MAASAALSAVAAVATLSGLAVRLSRSAATRGSYCVFCKGLTRTLLTFFDLAWRLRMNFPYFYIVASVMLNVRLQVRIE, encoded by the coding sequence ATGGCGGCATCCGCAGCTCTGTCAGCAGTGGCAGCGGTGGCGACACTGTCGGGCCTGGCAGTGCGACTGTCACGCTCTGCAGCGACCCGTGGCTCTTACTGCGTCTTCTGCAAGGGGCTCACACGCACGCTTCTCACCTTCTTTGATCTGGCCTGGCGGCTGCGCATGAACTTCCCCTATTTCTACATCGTGGCCTCGGTGATGCTCAATGTCCGCCTGCAAGTGCGGATCGAGTGA